The Novipirellula caenicola DNA segment GCCCAAAGCATGCGATTATTGACCGAGAAAACTCACTTGCGGCCTGGTGAAATCAACCATCCGATGCCGCAGGTGCATGACCGAGGCGAGCGAATCCCGGGTGACTTAGTTTAGCGACTTGGTTTAGCGAATTGGTTTAGCGACTAGGTTTGACAGGGTTACCGGAACCCCCTAAATGCTTTCTGGGTCATGGCCTTTGGGGTCATTTTCTTTTTGCGGGCATTCGGTTCTGACCTTGCATTGAATTCGATGACTGGGCTACAAGCCATAGGATTATCTGGCCCCTTCACTTATTCAGCGTAGAGCAAGGAATGCAACCGCTCGCCCCCTATCGGCTCGTTGACGCCTTCGTGGTCCTGATCGCATTGATCTGCGTTGGGTCCGAATGTCATGGACAAATCCCTACCCGGGACGAGGTCGAAGCGGCCCAGAACGTCGTGCTGCCCGATGATCCCGCAGCCATCATCGCGGTGGTCGGGCAAAGCCCGATCTATTACGGCGAAGTCTCGCCGAAAGTCGATGCTCGAATCAACGAAGTGTTGGCGAAATCAAAACAACAAGTCCCCGAGGAACAACTGCGATACGCTCGCATCAATCTAACCCGGGGCATGCTGACGCAGGCGATCCAGAACAAGATGATGCGTGAGAGTTTTCTACTCGATCAAGTGGGCACGCAATCCGCCGACAAACGTGCAGAAGCCGATGCAACCCTTGCCGCCCGCGCACGGCAGATGTTTTTTGAATCGGAACTGCCGCAGCTGAAAAAGCAATACAAGGTCACCGACATCGCTGAACTCGACGCGTTGCTTCGCGAAAAGGGCAGTTCGCTCGCGTCGCGACAACGCGACTTTACGGATGCCATGCTCGGTCACCTCTATATCCGCAGCAAAGTCGAGAAGGACCCCA contains these protein-coding regions:
- a CDS encoding peptidylprolyl isomerase, producing MQPLAPYRLVDAFVVLIALICVGSECHGQIPTRDEVEAAQNVVLPDDPAAIIAVVGQSPIYYGEVSPKVDARINEVLAKSKQQVPEEQLRYARINLTRGMLTQAIQNKMMRESFLLDQVGTQSADKRAEADATLAARARQMFFESELPQLKKQYKVTDIAELDALLREKGSSLASRQRDFTDAMLGHLYIRSKVEKDPNVSIADINQYYNDHLDDYRHPAEATWEQLTVLFSNFASREEAMKAISDMGREAYFGGNLQAVARAKSQEPFASSGGLHDWTAKGSLASDVLDQQIFTLPLNAMSEIIQDETGYHILRVLDRREAGYAPLSEVQDEIRAKIREQKIADSQKNVMKDMQKRVQVWSLFPEDIEGAKPLPQSIARRPDDSTTYPNRF